A section of the Pseudomonas flavescens genome encodes:
- a CDS encoding Arc family DNA-binding protein — protein sequence MAARKYPSGLKDKFVVRMPDGMRAKVAQLAGDSEMSMNGEIVAAIEAHLENHARQNLLIDALQAQQIQSQPEQPKPNIKPTAEDLDYLDGLKNTKR from the coding sequence ATGGCTGCACGGAAATACCCAAGTGGCTTAAAGGATAAGTTCGTGGTGCGCATGCCTGATGGGATGCGTGCAAAGGTCGCTCAACTCGCTGGCGATAGCGAAATGAGCATGAACGGCGAAATCGTCGCAGCCATTGAGGCGCACCTTGAAAATCACGCAAGGCAAAATCTGCTGATAGACGCTCTTCAAGCACAGCAGATCCAGTCTCAACCAGAACAACCCAAGCCGAACATCAAGCCAACGGCTGAAGACCTCGACTACCTCGACGGGCTGAAAAATACCAAGCGCTGA
- a CDS encoding sensor domain-containing phosphodiesterase, with translation MTSCNILTPQEERARLAEVDRLTSELEIGSDSVLNSVVAMISAYFGVPTALVSIIERDYQVFKARVGMEPERTLREMSFCAHNLDEGAVLEVCDPLSDPRFSSNPLVNGDPFIRYYAGAPLVIQPGLSLGRLCIIDRETHRPMDEQGQALLRDAAKVVVARLESIHLQHFYDLTTGLPNRQRFEADLLTESARDGRVAILVEPLSASGMDRLVKALGMEFFVNFMLAVKEVLLAVLPEGARLYRSGTLGFVTLFAPSQGLSMQSLLSGIVDALARPLYSADVPVFPDVGISVLQLDREAAAPMDILRLMASITDAARASERRWLDYDPAIDSSLRRSTELLNAIESALISADQFRLVYQPRVDLASNRCVAVEALLRWTHPTLGEISPTEFIPLAETTASIRHITRWVVRRVCEQLAQWASEGLEMTTSLNVSALDLTDGLLFDELVQALRDFDVAPQYIELEFTESVLVTDFPAVQAQLQRFRDLGVAIGIDDFGSGYSNWAYLRQIPATSVKLDRSLLADLQPGNSDWHIIRGLISLVKDLRLTVVAEGIETELHYHLLRGWGCQQGQGYYFAKPLSPAELVAWLNGHKSPAGLI, from the coding sequence ATGACCTCGTGCAACATCCTTACCCCGCAAGAAGAACGTGCACGTTTGGCCGAAGTGGATCGTTTGACGTCGGAGCTGGAAATCGGCTCGGATTCTGTGCTCAACAGCGTCGTCGCAATGATTTCCGCCTACTTCGGGGTACCTACTGCGCTCGTGAGCATCATCGAGCGCGACTACCAGGTCTTCAAGGCCCGGGTTGGCATGGAGCCCGAGCGCACGCTGCGTGAGATGTCGTTTTGCGCCCACAATCTCGACGAAGGGGCCGTGCTGGAAGTCTGTGACCCTCTCAGTGACCCGCGTTTTTCGAGTAACCCGCTGGTCAATGGTGACCCTTTCATCCGCTATTACGCAGGCGCGCCCCTTGTTATCCAGCCCGGGCTGAGCCTTGGCAGGTTGTGCATCATCGACAGAGAAACCCACCGCCCGATGGACGAGCAGGGCCAGGCTCTGTTGCGAGACGCTGCCAAGGTGGTCGTGGCACGCCTTGAGTCGATCCATCTTCAGCACTTCTATGACCTGACAACAGGCCTGCCAAACCGGCAACGCTTCGAAGCAGATCTTCTAACCGAGTCGGCGAGGGATGGACGGGTTGCCATTCTGGTGGAGCCACTATCCGCGTCCGGCATGGATCGATTGGTCAAGGCGTTGGGAATGGAGTTCTTCGTTAACTTCATGCTGGCCGTCAAGGAGGTCTTGCTGGCGGTGTTGCCTGAGGGCGCACGCCTATACCGCTCAGGCACATTAGGTTTCGTAACCCTCTTTGCGCCCTCGCAGGGGCTGTCAATGCAGAGCCTGCTCAGTGGCATCGTGGACGCTCTCGCTCGACCGCTGTATAGCGCGGACGTACCTGTGTTCCCCGATGTGGGGATCAGCGTGCTGCAGCTGGATCGTGAGGCTGCTGCGCCAATGGATATCCTGCGCCTGATGGCCAGCATCACTGATGCTGCGCGCGCAAGTGAACGTCGCTGGCTCGATTACGATCCCGCGATCGATTCAAGTCTGAGGCGCAGCACCGAGTTGCTCAACGCCATCGAATCAGCCCTTATCTCTGCGGACCAGTTCAGGCTGGTGTACCAACCACGGGTCGATCTGGCGAGCAATCGCTGCGTGGCCGTTGAAGCACTGTTGCGCTGGACGCATCCAACGCTGGGGGAAATCAGTCCCACCGAATTCATTCCTCTTGCTGAAACCACCGCTTCGATCCGGCACATCACGCGGTGGGTCGTTCGACGTGTCTGCGAGCAGTTGGCGCAGTGGGCAAGCGAAGGGCTGGAAATGACCACATCGCTGAACGTGTCGGCCCTGGATCTGACCGATGGCCTACTGTTCGATGAGCTGGTTCAGGCGCTGCGCGACTTCGACGTGGCGCCTCAGTACATCGAACTCGAGTTCACTGAGAGCGTATTGGTAACCGATTTCCCAGCCGTGCAAGCGCAGCTGCAACGCTTTCGTGACCTGGGGGTGGCCATCGGCATCGATGACTTCGGTAGTGGCTACAGCAACTGGGCCTACCTGCGGCAGATTCCTGCCACCAGCGTAAAGCTCGACCGCTCGCTGCTGGCCGACCTCCAACCGGGTAACAGCGACTGGCACATTATCCGCGGCCTGATCAGTCTGGTGAAGGATCTGCGTCTGACGGTCGTGGCCGAAGGCATTGAAACCGAACTGCACTACCATCTGCTGCGCGGCTGGGGTTGTCAGCAGGGCCAGGGATACTATTTTGCCAAGCCATTATCGCCGGCCGAGCTGGTGGCCTGGTTGAATGGCCACAAGAGCCCGGCCGGCCTTATCTAA